One Panicum virgatum strain AP13 chromosome 3N, P.virgatum_v5, whole genome shotgun sequence DNA segment encodes these proteins:
- the LOC120667645 gene encoding uncharacterized protein LOC120667645 — protein MKFFQNARLVRLKSHLGTYLCAADDAVAVSHGYRRNSRGTVWTVELAGDEYVRLQCQRGLYLGAADAAAALDPATPSCRVVQGLPSTPNDSAFLWTPRRDEGDRGAGCLTLSGPLGRLLRASFGETPRDNTVTLDFEVGPEESTWVVEVVPAEQAAPPSPCRAQSCDARLEAAAATLDTASSAFVRLYSAKLVRPISFLE, from the exons ATGAAGTTCTTCCAGAACGCACGCTTGGTGCGGCTCAAGAGCCACCTCGGCACGTACCTCTGCGCCGCCGACGACGCGGTGGCCGTCTCCCACGGCTACCGCCGCAACTCACGCGGCACGGTCTGGaccgtggagctcgccggcgacgagtaCGTCCGCCTCCAGTGCCAGCGGGGGCTCTacctcggcgccgccgacgccgccgcggcgctcgaCCCCGCCACGCCCAGCTGCAGGGTCGTGCAGGGCCTGCCGTCCACGCCCAACGACAGCGCCTTCCTCTGGACGCCGCGCCGGGATGAGGGGGATCGCGGCGCCGGGTGCCTCACGCTTTCCGGGCCActcggccgcctcctccgcgccagCTTCGGGGAGACGCCGCGGGACAACACCGTCACCCTCGACTTCGAGGTCGGACCGGAGGAGAGCACGTGGGTGGTCGAGGTCGTCCCGGCGGagcaggcggcgccgccgtcgccctgccgCGCCCAGTCCTGCGACGCTCGGCTAGAGGCGGCCGCCGCGACGTTGGACACCGCGTCCAGCGCCTTCGTCAGATTATACTCCGCCAAG CTAGTTCGTCCAATTAGTTTCTTGGAGTAA
- the LOC120664997 gene encoding protein SULFUR DEFICIENCY-INDUCED 1-like, producing MGSSRRRGGGGGGGGGGGEKKDLFHVVHKVPAGDSPYVRAKHLQLVEKQPDLAIVWFWKAINSGDRVDSALKDMAVVMKQQDRSEEAIEAIRSFRHLCSKQAQESLDNLLIDLYKKCGKVEEQIELLKQKLKMIYLGEAFNGKATKKARSHGKKFQVSIQQETSRILGNLGWAYMQQNNYEAAELVYRKAQTIEPDANRACNLGLCLIKLGRHGEARQTLEDVLLHRIYGSDDEKVVARAEQLLHELDPFNCVSSPFDVGQSVHEEIMERLDLVMNGWTPFRSRRLPVFEEIATFRDQIAC from the exons ATGGGTTCTTCCAGGAGGaggggaggtggtggtggtggcggcggcggcggcggagagaagAAGGATCTCTTCCATGTCGTCCACAAGGTGCCCGCCGGCGACAGCCCGTACGTCAGAGCAAAGCACCTCCAG CTTGTGGAGAAGCAGCCAGATTTGGCGATCGTGTGGTTCTGGAAGGCGATCAACTCCGGTGACAGGGTGGACAGTGCCCTGAAGGACATGGCTGTGGTGATGAAGCAGCAGGATCGCTCCGAGGAGGCGATCGAGGCCATCAGATCCTTCAGGCATCTCTGCTCCAAGCAGGCTCAAGAGTCCCTTGACAACCTACTCATCGATCTGTATAAG AAGTGCGGAAAAGTCGAGGAACAAATTGAGCTACTGAAACAGAAACTGAAGATGATATACCTCGGTGAGGCCTTCAACGGGAAGGCAACTAAGAAAGCACGATCCCATGGCAAGAAGTTCCAGGTCTCAATCCAACAGGAGACATCTCGTATTCTG GGCAACCTTGGCTGGGCTTACATGCAGCAGAACAACTATGAAGCCGCCGAATTGGTGTACCGCAAGGCACAAACTATTGAGCCTGATGCCAACAGGGCGTGCAACCTTGGGCTGTGCCTGATCAAGCTGGGCAGGCATGGGGAGGCAAGACAAACACTCGAGGACGTCCTGCTACACAGAATCTATGGGTCGGATGATGAAAAGGTGGTCGCCCGTGCTGAGCAGCTTCTGCACGAGCTCGACCCATTCAATTGCGTTTCCTCGCCATTTGATGTCGGCCAAAGTGTCCATGAAGAGATCATGGAGCGACTAGACCTTGTGATGAACGGGTGGACACCGTTCAGGTCAAGGCGGCTGCCTGTATTCGAGGAGATCGCCACTTTCAGGGACCAAATAGCTTGTTGA